The following coding sequences are from one Lipingzhangella halophila window:
- the cas3 gene encoding CRISPR-associated helicase Cas3', with the protein MLPSGSPARLRPDALSASACSVWAKHDHNDDAWLPLWRHMADSAAVAGRLWDEWVPGQVRRMVLAALPGGAEDARLLVVWLAAVHDIGKATPAFACQVEKLAESMRRAGLEMRLQKQMPDRKLAPHGLAGQLLLRDWLRERYGWAKPDTLQLTTIIGGHHGVLPTHTDIKALTDHPGLLRSRGSEEEWHAVQRELLDAAAATTGAAARLGAWSAVKLPQPVQVLLSALVIMADWVASNRDFFPHAPDASLTDPARAGDAWAALSLPTPWDAEDPDPELAGLFASRFSLPAGAAIRPVQKATVEMAHEMATAGMLIVEAPMGEGKTEAALAATEILAARSGAGGCFVALPTMATSNAMFSRLMAWLRRLPAHRDDPESVYLAHSKSALNADYARLPRTGRRAAADIDRDGADNNRNPRARERAAPSGLVAHHWLRGRKRGMLSSFAAGTVDQLLFAGLKSRHLVLRHLAVAGKVVVIDEVHAYDVYMGTYLDRVLAWLGAYGVPVVVLSATLPAQRRRELAEAYTGRRGGELARVAEADGYPLLTAAGRGQEPVLAAPAASGRRTDVRVERMNDDPAALAERLSDELRDGGCAVVVRNTVRRVHETASHLRRHFDEAGDGIGVTVAHARFLDADRVENDTDLLARFGPPDKVAELGGHRPTEGHVVVASQVVEQSLDIDFDLMVTDLAPVDLLLQRMGRLHRHLRGEGQSQRPERLSIARCLITGADWAASPPEPVRGSQAVYRLHPLLRAAAVLEPHLAADSEAGRTVRLPDDISPLVQSAYGGEPVGPPEWHDALDEARARHDAHQAKQAEKADAFRVAAPGRAGRSLLGWVDAGVGDADDTPSGRAQVRDSEESLEVLVVQQRADGAISTVPWLSERYGGRELPTDAAPEPWLARAVATCAVRLPFPFTLPDVLDQAITELEDNHFPAWQAKECHWLAGELVLVLDADCRARLAGHEITYSRADGLEVHHAE; encoded by the coding sequence CAAGGCCACTCCGGCCTTCGCCTGCCAGGTGGAAAAGCTCGCCGAGTCCATGCGCAGGGCCGGCTTGGAGATGCGGCTGCAGAAGCAGATGCCCGACCGAAAGCTCGCCCCGCACGGTCTGGCCGGGCAGTTGCTCCTGCGCGACTGGCTCCGGGAACGCTATGGGTGGGCCAAACCGGACACGCTGCAGCTCACCACGATCATCGGCGGCCATCACGGAGTCCTGCCCACGCACACCGACATCAAGGCCCTGACCGACCACCCCGGCCTGCTGCGTTCCCGCGGCAGTGAAGAGGAATGGCATGCGGTGCAGCGGGAGCTACTGGACGCCGCCGCGGCCACCACCGGCGCCGCCGCTCGTCTCGGTGCCTGGAGCGCGGTGAAACTGCCGCAACCGGTCCAGGTGCTGCTGTCCGCGCTGGTGATCATGGCCGACTGGGTCGCCTCCAACCGCGACTTCTTCCCCCACGCCCCCGATGCGTCACTCACCGATCCGGCCCGGGCCGGCGACGCGTGGGCGGCGCTGAGTTTGCCCACGCCGTGGGACGCGGAGGACCCGGATCCGGAGCTAGCGGGGTTGTTCGCCTCCCGCTTCTCCCTGCCCGCGGGGGCCGCGATCCGGCCGGTGCAGAAGGCCACCGTCGAGATGGCGCACGAGATGGCGACCGCAGGGATGCTGATCGTCGAGGCGCCGATGGGGGAGGGCAAAACCGAGGCCGCGCTCGCCGCCACCGAGATTCTGGCCGCCCGGTCCGGCGCGGGTGGTTGCTTCGTCGCGCTGCCCACCATGGCGACGAGCAACGCCATGTTCTCCCGCCTGATGGCGTGGCTGCGCCGCCTACCGGCCCATCGAGACGACCCGGAGTCGGTGTACCTGGCGCATTCCAAGTCCGCGCTCAACGCCGACTACGCGAGGCTCCCCCGTACCGGCCGGAGGGCGGCCGCCGACATCGACCGGGACGGCGCCGACAACAACCGGAACCCTCGCGCCCGCGAACGCGCTGCACCCTCCGGGCTGGTCGCTCACCACTGGTTGCGTGGCCGTAAGCGGGGCATGCTGTCCTCGTTCGCGGCCGGCACCGTCGACCAGCTCCTGTTCGCCGGGCTGAAAAGCCGCCACCTGGTGCTGCGTCACCTCGCTGTCGCCGGCAAGGTCGTGGTCATCGACGAGGTCCACGCCTACGACGTCTACATGGGCACCTACCTGGACCGGGTGCTGGCCTGGCTTGGCGCCTACGGGGTGCCGGTGGTGGTGCTTTCGGCGACCCTGCCCGCCCAGCGGCGCCGTGAACTCGCCGAGGCGTACACGGGAAGACGCGGCGGAGAGCTCGCACGTGTGGCGGAAGCGGACGGCTACCCCCTGCTCACCGCGGCCGGTCGGGGGCAGGAGCCGGTGCTGGCCGCCCCCGCCGCGTCGGGGCGCCGCACGGACGTGCGCGTGGAACGGATGAATGACGATCCGGCGGCCCTCGCCGAGCGGCTGAGCGATGAGCTGCGTGACGGCGGCTGTGCCGTGGTGGTGCGCAACACCGTGCGACGAGTGCACGAGACCGCCAGCCACCTGCGCCGGCACTTCGACGAGGCGGGCGACGGCATCGGGGTCACCGTCGCGCACGCCCGCTTCCTCGACGCAGACCGTGTCGAGAACGACACCGACCTCCTGGCGAGGTTCGGCCCGCCGGACAAGGTCGCCGAGCTTGGCGGGCATCGGCCCACGGAAGGCCATGTCGTGGTCGCCAGCCAGGTGGTCGAGCAGTCCCTGGACATCGACTTCGACCTGATGGTCACCGACCTCGCCCCCGTCGACCTGCTGCTGCAACGGATGGGGCGGTTGCACCGCCACCTCCGAGGGGAGGGGCAGAGCCAGCGCCCGGAACGGTTGAGTATCGCCCGCTGCCTGATCACCGGGGCCGACTGGGCCGCGAGCCCGCCGGAGCCGGTCCGCGGTTCACAGGCGGTATACCGCCTCCACCCGCTGCTGCGCGCGGCGGCGGTGCTGGAACCCCACCTCGCCGCGGACAGCGAGGCGGGCCGCACCGTGCGCCTTCCCGACGACATCAGCCCGCTCGTTCAGAGCGCCTACGGCGGTGAGCCAGTCGGCCCGCCTGAGTGGCACGACGCACTGGACGAGGCGCGCGCCAGGCACGACGCCCACCAGGCCAAACAGGCCGAGAAAGCGGACGCCTTCCGGGTCGCCGCCCCCGGACGGGCCGGACGAAGCCTGCTGGGCTGGGTCGATGCCGGAGTGGGCGACGCCGACGACACCCCGAGCGGGCGGGCCCAGGTGCGCGACAGCGAGGAGAGTCTCGAAGTGCTGGTCGTGCAACAGCGCGCCGACGGTGCCATCTCCACTGTCCCCTGGCTGTCCGAGAGGTATGGGGGACGGGAACTTCCCACCGACGCGGCACCCGAACCGTGGCTGGCGCGTGCGGTCGCCACCTGCGCCGTCCGGCTGCCGTTCCCGTTCACCCTGCCCGACGTACTCGATCAGGCCATCACCGAACTGGAGGACAACCATTTTCCCGCCTGGCAGGCCAAAGAATGCCACTGGCTGGCCGGGGAGCTGGTCCTCGTCCTGGACGCGGACTGCCGCGCCCGCCTGGCGGGCCACGAAATCACCTACTCCAGAGCCGATGGCCTCGAGGTGCACCATGCCGAATGA